The Candidatus Fusobacterium pullicola nucleotide sequence ATTTGAATCTCTTCCGTTTTTAACAGAACCTTGTCCTTTTTTGTGTGCAAATAATTGTATATTTAAAGTAAATTGCATCTATTTTTCCTCCTTCTCAACAAGCTTTATATTTTTAGGATAATCCCTTGATAAACTTCTTATCATTAATACCATGCTTTCTAATAAAGTGTCTAGCTCTTTCTCTTTTCCTTTATTGTCCATACCTCTCATGTCTACACTTAAGTATCCATCAGAGTCTATTTCAAACTTAGGATAGATATCTAACACATCTTGCATTCCCCCTAAAGGTAGCTGTAATGCCATAGAAAGTGCAGCACAAACTATATCTTCACCATATTCAGCATAGCCTGAATGTCCAGTAGCCTTGTAACCTACAATTCTACCTTTATTTCTATAAATTTCTATTTTTGTCATTGACAATCTAATTTAGACAATTAAGCGTTTATTGAAGTAACTTTAATTTCAGTAAATTGTTGTCTGTGACCTTTTTTTCTGTGGTATCCTGTTTTTGGCTTGTATTTGAAGTTAACTACTTTAGCTCCTTTACCTTGAGCAACAACTTCTGCAACTACTTTAGCTCCTTCTACTACAGGAGTTCCAACTTTTACAGTTTCTCCATTAGCTACTAAAAGAACTTCAGTTAATTCTACAGTTGTGTTAACTTCAGCATTTAATTTCTCTACTCTTAATACGTCACCTTCTGTAACTTTGTATTGTTTACCACCAGTTTTTATAACTGCGTACATTCTAACACCTCCAAAAGTATTAACAATCGCTGAATAGGGTTGCTGATGACCTTATTTCATGCGTAATCTAGATGAAATTATATCATATAATTTAAGTATTGTCAAGACTTCTCAAGTTTTTTTAAGAGAATTTTTGATAATTATTTTAAAGAAAAGTATTGATTTTTTTGAAAAAAAAATGTATTATTTACCTATCTAGTAAATAATTATGAGGTTGATGAATTTTATGATATTTCAAAGAACTGAACTTTTAATAGGAAGTGAAAATTTAGCTAAACTTAAAAACTCTCAT carries:
- the rplU gene encoding 50S ribosomal protein L21, with product MYAVIKTGGKQYKVTEGDVLRVEKLNAEVNTTVELTEVLLVANGETVKVGTPVVEGAKVVAEVVAQGKGAKVVNFKYKPKTGYHRKKGHRQQFTEIKVTSINA
- a CDS encoding ribosomal-processing cysteine protease Prp: MTKIEIYRNKGRIVGYKATGHSGYAEYGEDIVCAALSMALQLPLGGMQDVLDIYPKFEIDSDGYLSVDMRGMDNKGKEKELDTLLESMVLMIRSLSRDYPKNIKLVEKEEK